In Calonectris borealis chromosome 22, bCalBor7.hap1.2, whole genome shotgun sequence, one genomic interval encodes:
- the PSMC5 gene encoding 26S proteasome regulatory subunit 8, producing the protein MPAEKMAVDGPEQMEMDDGKGGTGLRQYYLSKIEELQLIVNEKSQNLRRLQAQRNELNAKVRLLREELQLLQEQGSYVGEVVRAMDKKKVLVKVHPEGKFVVDVDKNIDINDVTPNCRVALRNDSYTLHKILPNKVDPLVSLMMVEKVPDSTYEMIGGLDKQIKEIKEVIELPVKHPELFEALGIAQPKGVLLYGPPGTGKTLLARAVAHHTDCTFIRVSGSELVQKFIGEGARMVRELFVMAREHAPSIIFMDEIDSIGSSRLEGGSGGDSEVQRTMLELLNQLDGFEATKNIKVIMATNRIDILDSALLRPGRIDRKIEFPPPNEEARLDILKIHSRKMNLTRGINLRKIAELMPGASGAEVKGVCTEAGMYALRERRVHVTQEDFEMAVAKVMQKDSEKNMSIKKLWK; encoded by the exons ATGCCGGCGGAGAAGATGGCGGTGGACGGGCCCGAGCAG ATGGAGAtggatgatggcaaaggcggcaCAGGGCTCCGGCAGTACTACCTGTCCAAGATCGAGGAGCTGCAG CTCATCGTGAACGAGAAGAGCCAGAATCTGCGGCGCCTGCAAGCGCAGAGAAATGAGTTGAACGCTAAAG TGCGCCTGCTGCGggaggagctgcagctgctgcaggagcagggctccTACGTGGGAGAAGTGGTGAGAGCCATGGACAAGAAAAAAGTGCTCGTCAAG GTGCACCCGGAGGGGAAGTTTGTGGTGGACGTGGACAAGAACATCGACATTAACGAC GTGACCCCAAACTGCCGCGTGGCCCTGCGCAACGACAGCTACACGCTGCACAAGATCCTGCCCAACAAAGTGGACCCTCTGGTGTCCCTGATGATGGTGGAGAAGGTTCCGGATTCCACTTACGAGATGATTGGGGGCTTGGACAAGCAGATAAAGGAGATCAAGGAAGTGATCGAGCTGCCGGTCAAGCACCCTGAGCTCTTCGAGGCGCTGGGGATCGCCCAGCCCAAG GGCGTGCTGCTCTATGGACCCCCCGGCACAGGCAAGACCTTGCTGGCCAGGGCTGTGGCCCACCACACCGACTGCACCTTCATCCGCGTCTCGGGCTCCGAGCTGGTGCAGAAGTTCATCGGCGAAG GCGCCCGCATGGTGCGGGAGCTGTTTGTGATGGCCCGGGAGCATGCTCCCTCCATCATCTTCATGGACGAGATCGACTCCATCGGCTCCTCCCGCCTGGAGGGGGGCTCTGGCGGGGACAGCGAGGTGCAGCGCACGATGCTGGAGCTCCTCAACCAGCTCGATGGCTTTGAGGCCACCAAGAACATCAAG GTGATCATGGCCACGAACCGGATCGACATCCTGGACTCGGCTCTGCTGCGCCCTGGCCGCATCGACAGGAAGATCGAGTTCCCTCCTCCCAACGAGGAG GCCCGCCTGGACATCCTCAAAATCCACTCCCGGAAAATGAACCTGACGCGGGGCATCAACCTACGGAAGATCGCGGAGCTGATGCCAGGGGCGTCGGGCGCGGAAGTGAAG GGGGTGTGCACAGAAGCTGGCATGTACGCGCTGAGGGAGCGGCGGGTGCACGTCACGCAGGAAGACTTCGAAATGGCTGTTGCCAAG GTGATGCAGAAGGACAGCGAGAAGAACATGTCCATCAAGAAGCTGTGGAAGTAA
- the SMARCD2 gene encoding SWI/SNF-related matrix-associated actin-dependent regulator of chromatin subfamily D member 2, with protein MAGRGAFPLSPLPPAAAPPPPGPGPAILRGPSPAPAAAAAPGYRPMGPAAAQYQRPGMPPGSRMPMAGLQVGPPGAPPYGAASPMRPGLPQSMMDPFRKRLLTPQAQPPLATQRRGVKRRKMADKVLPQRIRELVPESQAYMDLLAFERKLDQTIARKRMEIQEAIKKPLTQKRKLRIYISNTFTPAKEEGEGGERVASWELRVEGKLLEDPSKQKRKFSSFFKSLVIELDKELYGPDNHLVEWHRLPTTQETDGFQVKRPGDVNVKCTLLLMLDHQPPQYKLDPRLARLLGVHTQTRASIMQALWLYIKHNKLQDSHEKEYINCNRYFRQIFNCVRMRFSEIPMKLAGLLQHPDPIIINHTISVDPNDQKKTACYDIDVEVDDPLKAQMSNFLASTTNQQEIASLDAKIHETIESINQLKTQRDFMLSFSNNPQDFIQEWIKSQRRDLKIITDVIGNPEEERRAEFYQQPWAQEAVGRHIFAKVQQRRQELEQVLGIRLT; from the exons atGGCCGGCCGCGGCGCCTTCCCGCTcagcccgctgccccccgccgccgccccgccgcccccggggcccGGCCCTGCCATCCTGCGgggccccagcccggctcccgccgccgccgccgccccgggctaCCGCCCCATGGGCCCGGCCGCCGCGCAGTACCAG CGTCCCGGGATGCCGCCGGGCAGCCGGatgcccatggcagggctgcAGGTGGGACCACCGGGAGCCCCCCCCTACGGAGCAGCTTCCCCGATGAGACCTGGCCTGCCGCAGTCGATGATGGACCCCTTCAGGAAGCGCCTGCTGACCCCCCAGGCACAGCCGCCACTGGCCACCCAGAGGAGAGG ggtgaaaaggaggaagatggCCGACAAGGTCTTGCCGCAGAGG ATCCGGGAACTGGTCCCAGAATCCCAGGCCTACATGGACCTCCTCGCCTTTGAGCGCAAGCTGGACCAAACGATCGCTCGGAAGAGGATGGAGATTCAGGAGGCCATTAAGAAACCGCTGACG CAAAAGCGGAAGCTGAGGATTTACATCTCCAACACTTTCACCCCAGCCAAAGAAGAAGGGGAGGGTGGCGAGCGTGTGGCCTCCTGGGAGCTACGTGTGGAGGGCAAACTGCTGGAGGAC CCGAGCAAGCAGAAGAGgaagttctcctcctttttcaaGAGCCTCGTCATCGAGCTGGACAAAGAGCTGTACGGGCCGGACAACCATCTGGTGGAG TGGCACCGGCTGCCCACAACCCAGGAGACCGATGGCTTCCAAGTGAAGCGTCCCGGCGACGTCAATGTGAAATGCACTCTGCTGCTCATGCTGGATCACCAG ccacCACAGTACAAACTGGACCCTCGCCTGGCTCGCCTGCTCGGGGTGCACACCCAGACCCGCGCCAGCATCATGCAGGCGCTCTGGCTCTACATCAAGCACAACAAGCTGCAGGACAGTCACGAGAAGGAGTACATCAACTGCAACCGCTACTTTCGCCAG ATCTTTAACTGCGTCCGCATGCGCTTCTCTGAGATCCCCATGAAGCTGGCGGGGCTCCTGCAGCACCCAGACCCCATCATCATCAACCACACCATCAG CGTGGACCCCAACGACCAGAAGAAGACGGCCTGCTACGACATCGATGTGGAGGTGGATGATCCCCTGAAAGCTCAGATGAGCAACTTCCTGGCTTCCACCACCAACCAGCAGGAGATCGCCTCCCTGGACGCCAAG ATTCACGAGACCATCGAATCCATCAACCAGCTGAAGACGCAGCGTGATTTCATGCTGAGCTTCAGCAACAACCCGCAGGATTTCATCCAAGAATGGATCAAATCCCAGAGGAGGGACCTCAAG ATCATAACGGATGTGATCGGGAACCCTGAGGAGGAGCGGCGAGCCGAGTTCTACCAGCAGCCCTGGGCGCAGGAGGCTGTGGGCAGACACATCTTCGCCAAG GTCCAGCAGCGTCGGCAGGAACTGGAACAAGTGCTCGGGATCCGCCTCACCTAa